A window of Diadema setosum chromosome 2, eeDiaSeto1, whole genome shotgun sequence contains these coding sequences:
- the LOC140241495 gene encoding formylglycine-generating enzyme-like — protein sequence MPNMNVITGSIFFIVVLVIHVNSAEMDKSTSPSSGEGPIDSSATVYASAPGEKADDTTDDGEEGCGCGSSALNRQHDHDNQATLHHDYDHDDDGHAEKPALKYSREVNQPIEPLASDSVPRTNQMIYIEGGTFQMGTDEVKIYLDGEGPARRVTLRPYYFDVFEVSNSEFAKFINATGYATEAETFGDSFVLEARISEEVKKGIEQAVAAAPWWLPVKGADWRHPEGPDSDILSRMDHPVVHVSWNDATAYCQWAGKRLPTEAEWENAARGGLKNRLFPWGNKLMPNDKHRVNIWQGEFPTINTAEDGFAGTAPVTSFEPNGFGLYNTVGNAWEWVADWWNTVHSQEPLDNPVGPETGKDKVKKGGSYMCHKSYCYRYRCEARSQNSPDSSACNLGFRCAASSLPEGILCLNC from the exons ATGCCCAACATGAATGTCATTACAGGATCGATATTTTTTATCGTGGTTCTGGTTATCCATGTAAACAGTGCTGAAATGGATAAATCGACAAGCCCGAGCTCAGGGGAAGGCCCTATCGACTCTTCAGCAACTGTATACGCCAGCGCTCCCGGCGAAAAAGCTGATGACACTACTGACGATGGCGAGGAAGGCTGCGGCTGCGGTTCGTCTGCGTTGAACAGGCAACACGATCACGACAACCAAGCAACTTTGCATCATGATTACGACCACGACGATGACGGTCACGCAGAAAAACCAGCTTTAAAGTATTCTCGAGAGGTAAACCAACCGATTGAGCCACTAGCTTCTGATTCTGTCCCACGGACTAACCAGATGATTTACATTGAAGGCGGGACTTTTCAAATGGGAACGGACGAGGTGAAGATCTATCTAGACGGGGAAGGTCCGGCCAGGCGAGTAACTCTTAGACCGTACTACTTCGATGTATTCGAAGTGAGCAACTCTGAATTCGCGAAATTTATCAATGCAACTGGCTACGCGACAGAG GCAGAGACATTTGGAGATTCTTTTGTATTGGAAGCAAGAATAAGTGAAGAAGTGAAAAAAGGAATCGAACAAGCA GTTGCAGCAGCCCCATGGTGGCTTCCAGTCAAAGGTGCAGACTGGAGACATCCAGAGGGACCAGATTCTGACATTCTTTCCAG AATGGATCATCCTGTTGTGCATGTGTCCTGGAATGATGCCACTGCTTATTGCCAGTGGGCTGGAAAGAGACTACCAACTGAAGCTGAGTGGGAGAATGCTGCCAGGGGTGGATTGAAAAACAG GCTCTTTCCCTGGGGCAACAAGCTGATGCCAAATGACAAGCACAGAGTCAACATCTGGCAAGGGGAATTCCCTACAATCAACACAGCAGAGGATGGCTTTGCAGGCACTGCTCCA GTTACTTCCTTTGAACCAAATGGCTTTGGTCTGTACAACACAGTAGGGAATGCCTGGGAGTGGGTTGCAGACTGGTGGAACACTGTGCACAGTCAGGAACCCTTGGATAATCCT GTTGGTCCAGAGACTGGAAAGGATAAAGTGAAGAAAGGAGGCTCATACATGTGTCACAAG tCCTACTGCTACAGATATCGCTGTGAGGCGAGGAGTCAGAACAGCCCAGACAGCTCTGCCTGCAACCTGGGCTTTCGATGTGCTGCATCCTCCCTCCCTGAAGGCATTCTGTGTCTCAACTGCTGA
- the LOC140241506 gene encoding histone-lysine N-methyltransferase SETMAR-like isoform X2, protein MDPREIQYSGCSCGLPTCEHSSCECINRFGPNYTSSGQLLRNDGEERSIKWDVKNGDSEMYRVSMPIFECNASCLCGERCENRLVQNGIRHKMEVFRTKGKGWGLRTLETIPKDSFVCEYAGEVLTTEEARERVGAMQAGDMNFVFVLNETFGGGQASRTCIDARYKGNIARFINHSCEPNLYLVAVRIHNEIPHVAMFALREISPGQELTYHYCGRSGNPQSSREMSANEGGLSWTPCMCESPSCKKFLPRDVSI, encoded by the coding sequence ATGGATCCTCGAGAAATACAGTATTCTGGCTGCTCCTGTGGTCTTCCAACCTGTGAGCATTCATCGTGTGAGTGCATCAATAGATTTGGTCCAAACTACACCTCATCAGGTCAGCTCTTGCGAAATGATGGAGAGGAGAGGTCTATTAAATGGGATGTAAAGAATGGGGACAGTGAGATGTACAGAGTTTCAATGCCCATCTTTGAGTGCAACGCCTCTTGCTTGTGTGGGGAGCGATGTGAGAATAGGCTGGTGCAGAATGGGATCCGGCACAAGATGGAGGTTTTTCGGACAAAGGGCAAGGGCTGGGGGCTGCGGACCTTGGAAACGATACCAAAAGACTCGTTTGTGTGCGAGTATGCAGGAGAGGTGTTGACGACTGAAGAGGCAAGAGAACGAGTGGGCGCCATGCAAGCTGGTGACATGAACTTTGTCTTTGTGCTAAATGAGACGTTTGGAGGTGGTCAAGCCAGCAGGACATGCATAGATGCAAGGTACAAGGGGAACATAGCACGCTTCATCAACCACTCCTGTGAACCAAACCTCTATCTGGTAGCTGTTCGCATACACAACGAGATACCCCACGTGGCTATGTTTGCCCTGAGGGAAATCAGTCCAGGCCAGGAGCTGACCTACCATTACTGTGGTCGCTCTGGGAATCCACAGAGCAGTCGGGAGATGTCTGCAAATGAAGGAGGATTATCATGGACGCCATGCATGTGTGAAAGCCCATCTTGCAAGAAATTTCTTCCACGTGATGTGTCCATCTAA
- the LOC140241506 gene encoding histone-lysine N-methyltransferase SETMAR-like isoform X1 has protein sequence MQRGVRDICCGKENVVVGIALNSEQAEADVDHLDFQYTPDNVPGSRTCGMDPREIQYSGCSCGLPTCEHSSCECINRFGPNYTSSGQLLRNDGEERSIKWDVKNGDSEMYRVSMPIFECNASCLCGERCENRLVQNGIRHKMEVFRTKGKGWGLRTLETIPKDSFVCEYAGEVLTTEEARERVGAMQAGDMNFVFVLNETFGGGQASRTCIDARYKGNIARFINHSCEPNLYLVAVRIHNEIPHVAMFALREISPGQELTYHYCGRSGNPQSSREMSANEGGLSWTPCMCESPSCKKFLPRDVSI, from the exons ATGCAAAGAGGGGTACGCGATATTTGCTGTGGCAaagaaaatgttgttgttggaaTTGCCCTCAACTCGGAACAAGCCGAGGCCGATGTGGATCATTTGGATTTTCAG TATACCCCAGACAATGTACCAGGTTCTCGTACGTGTGGGATGGATCCTCGAGAAATACAGTATTCTGGCTGCTCCTGTGGTCTTCCAACCTGTGAGCATTCATCGTGTGAGTGCATCAATAGATTTGGTCCAAACTACACCTCATCAGGTCAGCTCTTGCGAAATGATGGAGAGGAGAGGTCTATTAAATGGGATGTAAAGAATGGGGACAGTGAGATGTACAGAGTTTCAATGCCCATCTTTGAGTGCAACGCCTCTTGCTTGTGTGGGGAGCGATGTGAGAATAGGCTGGTGCAGAATGGGATCCGGCACAAGATGGAGGTTTTTCGGACAAAGGGCAAGGGCTGGGGGCTGCGGACCTTGGAAACGATACCAAAAGACTCGTTTGTGTGCGAGTATGCAGGAGAGGTGTTGACGACTGAAGAGGCAAGAGAACGAGTGGGCGCCATGCAAGCTGGTGACATGAACTTTGTCTTTGTGCTAAATGAGACGTTTGGAGGTGGTCAAGCCAGCAGGACATGCATAGATGCAAGGTACAAGGGGAACATAGCACGCTTCATCAACCACTCCTGTGAACCAAACCTCTATCTGGTAGCTGTTCGCATACACAACGAGATACCCCACGTGGCTATGTTTGCCCTGAGGGAAATCAGTCCAGGCCAGGAGCTGACCTACCATTACTGTGGTCGCTCTGGGAATCCACAGAGCAGTCGGGAGATGTCTGCAAATGAAGGAGGATTATCATGGACGCCATGCATGTGTGAAAGCCCATCTTGCAAGAAATTTCTTCCACGTGATGTGTCCATCTAA